A single Thermosynechococcus vestitus BP-1 DNA region contains:
- a CDS encoding NCS2 family permease produces the protein MQLAHTSLFSEALAALTTFLTMAYILPVNAQILSNAIFLEQPQDLQAELVIATAISAAVGSILMGIWANYPIALAPGMGINAFFAFAVVGQMGLPWPVALSAVLLEGIVFVLLTLTGVRSLIVRMIPLSLKVAIAAGVGLFIAYIGLGNAGIIIADAATKTKLTTFHTWPPILAALGILLTAFLCAKEVRGAIFWGVMITAFAAWLVGAAPWPTGFLQWPQWPSHLFGQALVGFRELQPQQVGSFLLVTLVLLFTDIFDTVGTLSAVGVQAGLLNQQGHFPRALGAFMADAVGTIVGALFGTSTVVTYIESAAGIAVGGRTGLTALMVGGLFLLSLLFLPITTAIPSFATAPALVLVGVFMARSLPEIPWSDLTEAIPAFLVMLVMPLSYSISEGLGVGFISYPIVKLAAGKGREVHPALWGLAVIFVAHYFWR, from the coding sequence TTGCAGCTGGCACACACTTCCCTCTTTAGCGAGGCACTGGCGGCTCTAACCACATTTCTAACGATGGCCTACATCTTGCCTGTCAATGCGCAAATTCTTTCCAATGCAATTTTTCTCGAGCAACCCCAGGATTTGCAGGCGGAGTTGGTGATTGCAACGGCAATATCCGCGGCAGTGGGCAGTATCCTCATGGGGATTTGGGCGAATTACCCGATTGCCTTAGCTCCCGGCATGGGCATCAATGCTTTTTTTGCTTTTGCGGTGGTGGGGCAGATGGGGTTGCCTTGGCCAGTGGCGTTGAGTGCTGTACTCCTGGAGGGCATTGTGTTTGTGCTCCTGACCCTCACGGGGGTGCGATCGCTGATTGTGAGGATGATTCCTCTGTCTTTAAAGGTGGCGATCGCTGCCGGGGTCGGGCTATTTATCGCCTACATTGGCCTTGGCAATGCTGGCATTATCATTGCGGATGCAGCTACAAAAACAAAACTCACCACCTTTCACACATGGCCCCCCATCCTCGCTGCCCTTGGGATTCTTTTGACGGCCTTTCTCTGTGCCAAGGAGGTGCGGGGGGCAATTTTTTGGGGGGTGATGATCACTGCCTTCGCTGCATGGCTAGTGGGGGCTGCCCCTTGGCCAACGGGTTTCCTCCAATGGCCCCAATGGCCCTCTCATCTCTTTGGTCAAGCCTTAGTGGGCTTTCGAGAATTGCAACCGCAGCAGGTGGGGTCTTTTCTCTTGGTGACGCTGGTTCTGCTTTTTACCGATATATTCGACACCGTAGGCACCCTTTCAGCGGTGGGGGTACAGGCGGGGCTTCTCAATCAGCAAGGGCATTTTCCCCGCGCCTTGGGAGCTTTTATGGCGGATGCAGTGGGGACAATTGTTGGCGCCCTCTTTGGCACTTCCACGGTGGTCACCTATATTGAATCGGCAGCGGGCATTGCTGTGGGTGGACGGACGGGTCTAACGGCCCTGATGGTGGGGGGCTTGTTCTTGCTCTCACTACTGTTTTTGCCGATTACGACGGCTATTCCCAGTTTTGCCACGGCACCGGCGTTGGTCCTGGTGGGTGTTTTTATGGCGCGATCGCTCCCCGAGATTCCTTGGTCTGATCTGACGGAGGCGATCCCCGCCTTTTTGGTGATGTTAGTGATGCCCCTGAGCTACTCCATCAGTGAGGGGCTAGGGGTGGGATTTATTAGCTATCCAATCGTCAAACTGGCGGCAGGGAAAGGCAGAGAAGTTCACCCTGCCCTCTGGGGATTGGCGGTGATCTTTGTTGCCCACTACTTTTGGCGTTAG
- a CDS encoding adenine phosphoribosyltransferase, which produces MDLKSLIRDVPDFPKPGILFRDLTTLLQNQAGLRYVIDQLVEKHANAGIDYVAGIESRGFIFGAPLAYRLGAGFIPLRKPGKLCAPVYAVEYELEYGRDRLEMHQDAIEPGRRVLIVDDLIATGGTAAAAAGLIQKAQAELYGFAFIVELTDLAGRQKLPDVPITTLVTY; this is translated from the coding sequence ATGGATCTCAAATCCCTGATTCGCGATGTCCCAGACTTCCCTAAGCCGGGCATTCTGTTTCGGGATTTAACAACACTGCTGCAAAATCAGGCGGGGCTGCGCTACGTCATTGATCAACTGGTAGAGAAACACGCCAATGCTGGCATTGACTATGTGGCTGGCATTGAGTCCCGCGGCTTTATTTTTGGCGCTCCCTTGGCCTACCGTCTGGGAGCAGGCTTCATCCCTCTGCGCAAACCCGGTAAGCTCTGTGCTCCTGTCTATGCGGTGGAGTATGAACTTGAATATGGGCGCGATCGCTTGGAAATGCACCAGGATGCCATTGAACCGGGGCGGCGAGTGCTCATTGTCGATGACTTAATTGCCACAGGGGGCACAGCGGCAGCGGCGGCGGGCCTGATTCAAAAAGCGCAAGCTGAACTCTATGGCTTTGCTTTTATTGTCGAGCTGACGGACTTGGCGGGCCGGCAAAAGCTTCCCGACGTGCCGATTACCACTCTTGTCACTTATTAA
- a CDS encoding DUF655 domain-containing protein, translated as MFWQKLKWRRHGVYLLLFVLGLLIAAVVFTQLRSHPIIRPSLKPLPQHPQIKVHMNHSPAHSYQEPYRPYTREGEDLEAIMIEQIAKAQKSIDVAVQEFRLPNLAKALATRQQAGVRVRLVMENTYTAPWAKYTAAQVRAMDPRMRERYNDWKALVDTNGDGQLSAAELSDRDVQTILNEAKIPWIDDTADGSKGSMLMHHKFIVIDNRQVIATTANFTLSDVHGDLGRPDTRGNANSLVVIDSPAVARLFTEEFNMMWGDGPGGQPNSRFGVKKPVRPPQRVAVGDAMVTVRFSPTPRSQPWVTSTNGLIGQILGQARQKIDMALFVFSDQELSNVLEERHNQGVKIRALIDRGFIYRDFSEALDMMGVAMANTTQARQGNCYYEAANRPWPNPLQTVGTPLLPEGDKLHHKYGVVDDRTVIVGSHNWSEAANRGNDEFLLVIEHPTVAAHYEREFERLYSNSRLGLPQYVRDRIQQQLTTCGGPIATRVAPASANRAPTPTSRVNLNTATAAELETLPGVGSKLAAEIIRAREHKPFQSLADLDAVPGVGPKLLERLRDRVTW; from the coding sequence ATGTTTTGGCAAAAGCTGAAATGGCGGCGACATGGTGTGTATCTACTGTTGTTTGTCCTGGGGCTGTTAATTGCCGCAGTGGTGTTTACCCAATTGCGATCGCACCCGATTATCCGCCCTTCCCTAAAGCCGCTGCCTCAACATCCGCAGATTAAGGTACACATGAATCACTCCCCAGCCCACAGTTACCAAGAACCCTATCGCCCCTATACCCGTGAAGGGGAAGACCTTGAGGCAATTATGATTGAGCAGATTGCCAAGGCACAAAAGAGCATTGATGTGGCGGTGCAGGAGTTTCGCCTTCCGAATCTAGCCAAGGCTCTGGCAACACGGCAGCAGGCAGGCGTACGGGTACGGCTGGTCATGGAGAATACCTACACTGCCCCTTGGGCAAAATACACTGCAGCTCAAGTCAGAGCCATGGATCCAAGGATGCGAGAGCGCTATAACGACTGGAAAGCGCTTGTGGATACCAACGGCGATGGCCAACTCAGTGCTGCTGAGCTCAGCGATCGCGATGTGCAGACAATTCTCAACGAGGCGAAGATTCCTTGGATTGATGACACTGCCGATGGCTCCAAGGGCAGCATGCTCATGCACCACAAGTTTATTGTGATTGACAATCGCCAAGTGATTGCAACGACGGCAAACTTTACCCTCAGTGATGTCCACGGTGACTTGGGACGACCGGATACCCGTGGCAATGCCAACTCCCTTGTCGTGATTGATAGCCCCGCCGTGGCACGCCTATTTACCGAGGAATTTAATATGATGTGGGGGGATGGTCCCGGTGGTCAGCCCAACAGTCGCTTTGGGGTCAAAAAGCCAGTGCGTCCCCCCCAACGGGTGGCTGTGGGCGATGCCATGGTCACGGTGCGCTTTTCGCCGACCCCGCGATCGCAACCCTGGGTGACCTCCACGAATGGGTTAATTGGTCAAATACTCGGCCAGGCTCGCCAAAAAATTGATATGGCGCTCTTTGTCTTCTCGGATCAGGAACTGTCCAACGTTTTAGAGGAACGCCATAACCAAGGGGTGAAAATTCGTGCCCTCATTGATCGGGGATTTATCTACCGTGACTTTAGCGAAGCCCTCGATATGATGGGAGTGGCGATGGCCAATACCACCCAAGCCCGTCAAGGTAACTGTTACTACGAAGCCGCTAACCGCCCGTGGCCAAACCCCTTGCAAACGGTGGGGACTCCCCTACTCCCAGAGGGGGATAAGCTGCACCATAAGTACGGCGTTGTTGACGATCGCACGGTGATTGTGGGTTCCCACAACTGGTCAGAGGCGGCCAATCGCGGTAACGATGAATTTTTGCTGGTGATTGAGCATCCCACGGTAGCAGCCCACTACGAACGGGAGTTTGAGCGGCTCTATAGCAATAGTCGTTTAGGTCTGCCGCAATACGTTCGCGATCGCATCCAGCAACAGCTGACCACCTGTGGCGGTCCTATTGCCACCCGAGTTGCCCCCGCTTCCGCAAATCGTGCCCCCACGCCTACCTCACGGGTCAATTTGAACACAGCGACTGCTGCTGAACTGGAGACCCTACCGGGCGTCGGATCAAAACTAGCGGCTGAAATTATCCGTGCCCGCGAGCACAAGCCCTTTCAATCCTTGGCAGATTTAGATGCTGTCCCTGGTGTTGGGCCGAAGCTCCTGGAACGCTTGCGCGATCGCGTGACGTGGTAA
- a CDS encoding acetate/propionate family kinase has protein sequence MITVLVLNAGSSSLKASLYRLAPEIGATAVRPPAPLWQGLLDWGQNPTVARLKVTTANQHYEANLTHPEGGIAGLRDWLKSLLDTLTSGQTKLLENLAEITIIGHRVVHGGSRYQAPVRVDAQVKAAISELSEYAPLHNPANLLGMELMADICPQTPQVAVFDTAFHAQLPAVARTYAIPYELTTAGIQRYGFHGISHQYVSERAATLLQRPLAELHLITCHLGNGCSLTAVKGGVSVETTMGFTPTAGVMMGTRCGDIDPGILLYLLRRGWTVAELDRLVNRQSGLLGVSGVSNDLRQILAAIDQGNPQAQLAYDCFIYSLQRGIASLLPALGRLDGLVFTAGIGENAPGVRRDICRGLGWLGIELDSTANEKGQGDRNIALPTAPVSVLVVQTQEDWAIARACGQLLSLPISS, from the coding sequence ATGATCACGGTGCTGGTGTTAAATGCTGGCTCTAGTAGCCTCAAAGCCTCTTTGTATCGGTTAGCACCTGAAATAGGGGCAACAGCTGTTCGGCCCCCTGCTCCCCTTTGGCAAGGCCTCCTCGATTGGGGACAAAACCCGACGGTGGCCCGTCTTAAGGTAACAACTGCCAACCAGCACTACGAAGCCAACTTAACTCACCCAGAGGGGGGGATCGCAGGCCTACGGGACTGGCTCAAAAGCCTCCTAGACACCCTCACCAGTGGCCAGACAAAACTCCTAGAAAACCTTGCAGAAATTACGATCATCGGTCACCGCGTTGTCCATGGCGGCAGCCGTTACCAAGCACCGGTGCGAGTGGACGCGCAGGTGAAAGCAGCGATTAGCGAATTGAGTGAATATGCGCCGCTCCATAATCCAGCCAACCTGCTGGGGATGGAATTAATGGCTGACATTTGTCCTCAAACGCCCCAAGTAGCCGTGTTTGATACCGCTTTCCATGCCCAACTGCCAGCAGTGGCACGCACCTACGCCATTCCCTATGAACTAACAACGGCTGGTATTCAACGCTATGGCTTCCACGGCATTAGTCATCAATACGTCAGTGAGCGGGCCGCGACCCTGTTGCAGCGTCCCCTAGCCGAGTTGCACCTGATCACCTGCCATCTCGGCAATGGGTGTTCCCTGACTGCAGTCAAAGGGGGAGTTTCCGTGGAAACCACCATGGGCTTTACCCCTACAGCGGGAGTGATGATGGGGACGCGCTGTGGTGACATTGATCCGGGAATTTTGCTCTATCTGCTGCGGCGTGGTTGGACGGTTGCAGAACTGGATCGGCTGGTGAATCGGCAATCCGGACTGTTGGGCGTCTCTGGCGTGAGTAATGATTTGCGGCAGATTTTGGCCGCCATTGACCAAGGAAATCCCCAAGCCCAGTTGGCCTATGACTGTTTTATCTATTCCCTACAGCGGGGCATTGCCAGTCTCTTGCCAGCTCTTGGGCGTCTCGATGGGTTGGTCTTCACGGCAGGAATTGGTGAAAATGCCCCAGGTGTGCGCCGCGATATTTGCCGAGGGCTCGGTTGGCTGGGAATTGAGTTAGATAGCACAGCTAACGAAAAGGGTCAAGGAGATCGTAACATTGCGCTGCCTACTGCTCCCGTGTCAGTTCTCGTGGTTCAGACCCAAGAGGATTGGGCGATCGCCCGCGCCTGTGGGCAACTTTTATCGCTTCCCATCAGCAGCTAG
- the pilM gene encoding type IV pilus biogenesis protein PilM produces MLGNLFAKPKQGLGIELTPERVNIVQIQRQKQGLKMTAMASVPLAEGAIEEGRIIDTTAVADAIRQGIEDKRIKQKEVISAIPMNEAVIRLIRLPAELPDYELREVVLMQEAPLYLPFPREEADVDYQKLGTSVDEDGIERVEILLVGTPREVTDAYVNAFTQAGLQLTALEVTNFALMRTLRDSLQQFVGEAAAIIDIGDEGTEISIVKDGIPQFNRKVPIGKERMQEAISRAMNLPPSMGVDLIENLTVPLEPMDVTGALNPSGAAILRVLSDLADEIRRSIDFYLNQGESLEVSQLLLAGPGASLGQVDEFFSQRLNYATTLVDPISLLGLQTPEEIPLEKRPALGTVIGLGLRGA; encoded by the coding sequence GTGCTGGGAAACCTATTTGCAAAACCAAAGCAAGGCTTGGGGATTGAACTCACCCCAGAGCGGGTCAATATCGTACAGATTCAGCGACAAAAGCAGGGCCTGAAAATGACGGCCATGGCCTCCGTACCCTTGGCTGAAGGCGCCATTGAAGAAGGCCGCATCATTGACACCACCGCCGTTGCCGATGCCATCCGTCAAGGGATTGAGGATAAGCGCATTAAACAAAAAGAGGTGATCAGTGCCATTCCCATGAATGAAGCCGTGATTCGCCTGATTCGCCTGCCTGCTGAACTACCGGACTACGAATTGCGGGAAGTGGTTCTCATGCAGGAAGCCCCCCTCTACCTTCCCTTTCCCCGCGAAGAAGCCGACGTCGATTATCAAAAGCTGGGAACCTCCGTTGATGAGGATGGCATTGAGCGAGTGGAAATCCTGCTGGTGGGTACCCCCCGCGAGGTAACCGACGCCTACGTCAATGCCTTTACCCAAGCTGGTTTACAACTGACCGCCCTTGAAGTCACTAACTTTGCCCTCATGCGTACGCTGCGGGATTCGCTACAGCAGTTTGTGGGGGAAGCAGCAGCAATTATTGATATTGGCGATGAAGGCACAGAAATTAGCATCGTCAAGGATGGCATTCCCCAGTTCAACCGCAAAGTGCCCATTGGTAAAGAACGGATGCAAGAAGCGATTAGCCGCGCCATGAACTTGCCGCCTTCGATGGGCGTTGACCTCATTGAGAATCTGACTGTTCCCCTAGAGCCAATGGATGTAACGGGGGCACTCAACCCCAGTGGTGCCGCTATTTTGCGCGTGCTCTCCGATCTCGCGGATGAAATCCGCCGTTCCATTGACTTTTACCTGAACCAGGGGGAGAGTTTAGAGGTCTCACAGTTGCTGCTTGCAGGTCCGGGTGCTAGTCTTGGTCAAGTGGATGAGTTTTTTAGTCAGCGGCTCAACTATGCCACCACGTTAGTTGACCCCATTAGTTTGCTGGGACTGCAAACCCCTGAAGAGATTCCCCTCGAAAAACGCCCTGCCCTCGGCACGGTGATTGGTCTTGGTCTGCGTGGCGCTTAG
- a CDS encoding PilN domain-containing protein, giving the protein MYSIEINLLKERPEVGGMAATTTTAAGMSNVPIIIGGIAALFFVGLALLGSVGANLWLQELANKQKTIQDRLAAISPDLQRLDQIKKEQEQITAETKALATVFNQIKPWSAVMRSMATQTPVGVQIRKITQGGATSPELTIEGTATSFDAVNDFILLLQNRSTFFDGKATRLIKAERSTADNKEENITTVSFSVKTAIASLPASELLEQLAANGVQGLVARIQFLKATGVVQQ; this is encoded by the coding sequence ATGTACTCAATTGAGATTAACCTCCTTAAAGAACGTCCCGAAGTGGGGGGGATGGCTGCTACGACAACCACAGCGGCAGGAATGAGTAATGTGCCGATAATTATTGGTGGTATCGCTGCCCTCTTCTTTGTGGGTCTAGCTCTCCTTGGCTCGGTGGGTGCCAACCTCTGGCTGCAGGAACTGGCGAATAAGCAAAAAACCATTCAAGATCGCCTTGCTGCAATTTCGCCGGATTTGCAACGTTTGGATCAAATTAAAAAAGAGCAAGAGCAAATTACGGCCGAAACCAAAGCCCTTGCCACCGTCTTTAATCAGATCAAACCTTGGTCAGCGGTGATGCGCAGTATGGCCACTCAAACACCAGTAGGGGTACAAATTCGCAAAATTACCCAAGGGGGAGCCACCTCGCCAGAGTTAACGATTGAGGGCACAGCTACTTCCTTTGATGCGGTGAATGATTTTATACTACTGCTGCAAAATCGCTCTACCTTCTTTGATGGCAAAGCGACTCGATTGATCAAGGCTGAGCGCTCCACGGCAGACAACAAAGAAGAGAACATAACAACTGTTTCCTTTAGTGTTAAGACCGCGATCGCCAGCCTGCCGGCGTCGGAACTCCTTGAGCAACTTGCCGCCAATGGTGTTCAAGGACTGGTGGCGCGCATTCAATTTCTCAAAGCAACAGGAGTGGTACAGCAATGA
- a CDS encoding type 4a pilus biogenesis protein PilO, producing MTLTGDFGGPPFEEPAPNYPTVFGITLTPVVSGVLIALVGLGAAVYLGSLLIAPKLEEAAKLQQEIAQQENDLAQREVLLKQLNDAIAGLERAKQENRDVRSLFASQKALDTLLLDLNRLIVASGAQLNTFEPDSAASGIVQDGSLGPELNAKLKQQVTNVTIRGPFPSILQVMEKIDQQQNFLVINNLTMELVADQPGEVITTFKLMAYVPLTPEEIAALAPPPQEGQPQGGEQQGQGQQPQQQ from the coding sequence ATGACTCTCACTGGCGATTTTGGCGGCCCCCCGTTTGAGGAACCGGCACCAAATTATCCGACGGTCTTTGGCATCACCCTAACACCCGTGGTGAGTGGGGTATTGATTGCCCTTGTCGGCTTGGGAGCCGCCGTCTATCTGGGCAGTTTGCTCATTGCCCCCAAGCTCGAGGAAGCCGCTAAGCTACAGCAAGAAATCGCCCAACAGGAAAATGACCTCGCCCAGCGGGAAGTGCTCCTGAAGCAACTCAATGATGCGATCGCGGGGTTAGAGCGCGCCAAGCAGGAAAATCGGGATGTGCGATCGCTCTTTGCCTCCCAGAAAGCTCTTGACACCCTCCTCCTTGACCTTAACCGCCTGATCGTAGCCAGCGGCGCCCAACTCAATACCTTTGAACCCGATAGTGCAGCTTCAGGAATTGTCCAAGATGGCTCCCTGGGCCCAGAACTCAATGCCAAACTAAAACAACAGGTAACCAACGTTACGATTCGAGGGCCATTTCCCAGCATTTTGCAGGTCATGGAAAAAATTGATCAGCAGCAGAACTTCCTCGTTATTAACAACCTGACGATGGAACTCGTTGCGGATCAGCCTGGCGAAGTGATTACCACATTTAAGCTGATGGCCTATGTACCCCTAACCCCTGAGGAAATTGCCGCTCTGGCACCACCACCCCAGGAGGGGCAGCCCCAAGGAGGTGAGCAGCAAGGACAAGGGCAGCAACCACAACAGCAATAG
- a CDS encoding AMIN domain-containing protein → MSQLLHRLGFGVATTALIAASQTPTWAAATEITDIRLVTAANGIQLFFNVQGNLRPAVFTVNRGNASIADIANSQLRLPRGGAFRQDNPAPGISSVEVVQLDAKTIRVTVNGISAAPIGEVIREGRNGLQINFTTAQGPAGPQVAPTGQPMATFPGPSAVPPFLPRPVPPPVGDMLISPLNADPDVIQLGTNERIPRLLLREAPVREVLSLLARAANMNVVFPEGGTTGGPTISLDIENESVQDVFNYVLRVTNLKANRQGRTLFIGQVLPPDAQNRIVRTIRLNQLRVFGAGAITREISSLAQTGGTIGTAGGQGGQAATIAQTGLNRETRTREGDLQLGAVQLLEMYGANLPDTGQAQAPAGCEQLQVPPAAGGVVSQICRSTLLKGLEVVGDPRTNTITLIGTPRKVEIATQLIQQFDIRKRQVMVNVKFIDVNLSRTRTANADLITNFGSGLWGAIFSSEGLSVIRGTTPNVGSLTPQPLPPFPGTPVGSLLSNFFAQIQLAIDTGNATILTNPTLVIQEGSAAQVNLTQEIFSGIQSTVSSQATGSGAAITSQQITPIIRPAGVIFNVTVDQIDDNGFITLQLSPEVSAPTDTYDVVFPGVDNPSIGTLLAQRRMESGRIRLRDGQTLMLAGIIQDQDRSTVTKVPILGDIPLLGRLFRRESNSRQRNELVVMVTPKIIDDTQNAGFGYQYSPTPGSMPPNIENQILQPPQQRF, encoded by the coding sequence GTGAGTCAGCTTTTACATCGTCTCGGTTTCGGGGTGGCCACAACGGCCCTCATTGCAGCAAGTCAAACGCCCACTTGGGCCGCAGCTACAGAAATTACCGACATTCGCCTTGTGACCGCTGCTAACGGTATCCAACTCTTTTTTAACGTGCAAGGGAATCTACGGCCAGCGGTTTTTACGGTCAATCGTGGCAATGCTTCCATCGCCGACATTGCCAATAGCCAACTGCGCCTACCCCGAGGGGGTGCCTTCCGCCAAGATAACCCCGCTCCCGGGATCTCCTCCGTCGAGGTGGTGCAACTCGATGCGAAAACCATCCGCGTCACCGTGAATGGCATTAGTGCTGCCCCCATTGGTGAAGTCATCCGCGAAGGACGCAACGGACTGCAAATCAACTTCACGACGGCTCAAGGCCCGGCTGGTCCTCAAGTTGCCCCCACTGGCCAACCCATGGCCACGTTCCCAGGCCCTAGCGCAGTACCGCCTTTTCTGCCGCGCCCAGTACCGCCACCCGTTGGCGATATGCTCATTAGTCCTCTCAATGCTGATCCCGATGTGATTCAACTGGGCACCAATGAACGGATTCCCCGCCTACTGTTGCGGGAGGCTCCTGTGCGGGAGGTTCTTTCCCTACTGGCTCGTGCCGCCAATATGAACGTTGTGTTTCCTGAAGGGGGCACGACTGGCGGACCCACTATCTCCCTTGACATTGAAAACGAATCGGTCCAGGACGTGTTCAATTATGTGCTGCGGGTCACCAACCTCAAAGCCAACCGTCAGGGCCGCACCCTCTTTATCGGTCAAGTGTTACCTCCCGATGCCCAAAACCGTATTGTTCGCACCATTCGTTTGAATCAACTGCGAGTCTTTGGTGCGGGCGCAATCACGCGGGAAATTAGCTCCCTTGCTCAAACGGGGGGGACCATTGGTACTGCCGGCGGGCAGGGTGGCCAAGCCGCGACAATCGCTCAAACAGGTCTTAACCGTGAAACTCGAACTCGTGAGGGTGACTTACAGCTGGGTGCTGTGCAGCTTTTGGAGATGTATGGTGCCAACCTGCCTGATACAGGACAGGCGCAAGCACCAGCGGGCTGTGAGCAGTTGCAAGTGCCACCTGCGGCCGGCGGCGTTGTCAGTCAAATTTGCCGTAGTACACTCCTAAAAGGCTTAGAGGTCGTTGGCGATCCTCGTACAAACACGATTACCCTCATTGGCACACCCCGCAAGGTGGAAATTGCCACCCAACTCATTCAGCAGTTTGACATCCGCAAGCGGCAGGTCATGGTGAATGTCAAGTTTATTGACGTTAATCTATCGCGGACCCGGACAGCAAATGCAGACTTAATCACTAACTTTGGCAGTGGTCTTTGGGGAGCTATCTTCAGCAGTGAGGGACTTAGCGTTATCCGGGGTACCACACCCAATGTTGGTAGTTTGACCCCTCAGCCCCTACCCCCTTTTCCTGGCACACCAGTGGGTAGTTTACTCAGTAACTTTTTTGCCCAGATTCAATTAGCTATCGACACAGGAAATGCGACAATTCTCACTAACCCAACCCTTGTGATTCAAGAGGGCAGCGCTGCCCAAGTCAATTTAACTCAAGAGATTTTCTCAGGGATTCAGTCTACGGTGAGTTCTCAGGCAACGGGTAGTGGGGCAGCTATAACATCTCAGCAGATTACTCCTATTATTCGGCCAGCAGGAGTCATTTTTAATGTCACAGTGGATCAAATTGACGACAATGGCTTTATTACACTGCAACTCTCTCCTGAAGTGAGTGCCCCTACTGACACCTATGACGTGGTCTTTCCGGGGGTAGATAACCCCTCGATCGGAACGCTGCTGGCACAACGGCGGATGGAGTCCGGGCGGATTCGCCTGCGCGATGGCCAGACATTGATGTTGGCGGGGATCATCCAAGATCAGGATCGTTCAACGGTTACGAAAGTTCCCATCTTGGGGGATATTCCCCTCCTGGGGCGACTCTTCCGCCGGGAAAGCAACAGCCGTCAGCGCAATGAACTGGTGGTGATGGTGACACCAAAGATTATTGATGATACCCAGAATGCCGGGTTTGGCTACCAGTACTCGCCAACACCGGGTAGTATGCCACCCAATATCGAAAATCAAATTTTACAACCGCCCCAACAGCGCTTCTAA